Proteins from a single region of Halodesulfovibrio sp. MK-HDV:
- a CDS encoding YkgJ family cysteine cluster protein encodes MVSETKQERVIRKEAFTALFNESETLPELLFETPEEAAGSIAALMRGFWKFVDDSVEREVPHHTQTCAKGCSYCCSQPIFMDIFEAVACIQCMEGEEIATAFAEGFPAWQENFTPQQPVLWKALQEDKWDELGVLTNKLTAPCPFLLNDECSCYEARPMVCRTWVSKKFKFLCRMNPSNIKYTLKCQDTVHDAYNRVLLHIATSFEIPLAAGGWTTLPLAYNSVEGNGAELLKHAIAKHLTYSR; translated from the coding sequence TTGGTTTCAGAAACAAAACAAGAACGAGTTATTCGTAAGGAAGCATTTACCGCTTTGTTCAATGAGTCGGAAACATTGCCTGAGCTGTTGTTTGAGACTCCGGAAGAAGCAGCGGGCAGCATTGCTGCCCTTATGCGCGGTTTTTGGAAATTTGTGGATGACAGTGTTGAGCGCGAAGTGCCGCACCATACACAAACCTGTGCCAAGGGGTGCAGCTACTGCTGTTCTCAGCCTATTTTTATGGATATTTTTGAGGCTGTAGCATGTATTCAATGTATGGAAGGCGAAGAGATAGCGACGGCATTTGCGGAGGGTTTTCCAGCATGGCAGGAGAATTTTACACCACAACAGCCAGTGTTATGGAAAGCGTTACAGGAAGATAAATGGGATGAGTTGGGAGTGCTGACAAATAAATTGACTGCGCCCTGTCCTTTTTTATTGAATGATGAATGTTCATGCTACGAAGCACGCCCGATGGTGTGTCGTACGTGGGTTTCAAAAAAATTCAAATTTCTGTGCAGAATGAATCCATCCAACATAAAATATACCCTGAAATGTCAGGATACAGTGCACGACGCGTACAACCGTGTGTTGCTGCATATTGCCACGTCATTTGAAATTCCGTTAGCAGCGGGCGGCTGGACAACACTGCCTCTTGCCTACAATTCTGTGGAAGGAAACGGCGCAGAGTTATTGAAGCATGCGATTGCTAAACATTTAACCTATAGCAGGTAA
- the aroL gene encoding shikimate kinase AroL, giving the protein MECSKRIYLIGSRGCGKTSVGVGLAKRLGCSFIDTDAFLCEMQGKSVSEIVDSEGWDAFRDCESAALIAATGDNAQVIATGGGMVLREQNRTFMREHGVVIFIDVPPTELARRLNADPLDAQRPSLTGKSLVDEIKEILAARMHLYDESSHITVDGTQSVQEIIDNIMELLETNPVS; this is encoded by the coding sequence GTGGAATGTTCAAAGCGGATATATCTCATCGGTTCACGAGGATGTGGTAAAACCTCTGTGGGAGTGGGGCTGGCAAAGCGCTTAGGATGCAGTTTTATAGATACCGATGCGTTTTTGTGCGAAATGCAGGGCAAAAGTGTCAGTGAAATTGTTGATTCTGAAGGCTGGGATGCATTCAGAGATTGTGAATCTGCCGCGCTAATTGCTGCTACTGGGGACAATGCACAGGTAATTGCTACAGGTGGCGGCATGGTACTGAGAGAGCAGAACCGTACGTTCATGCGTGAACACGGTGTCGTTATTTTTATTGATGTGCCGCCAACCGAACTTGCTCGACGTTTGAATGCAGATCCTTTGGATGCTCAGCGTCCTTCATTAACAGGAAAATCTCTTGTCGATGAAATTAAGGAAATACTCGCGGCTCGGATGCATTTATATGACGAATCATCACATATAACGGTTGATGGTACGCAGTCTGTTCAGGAAATTATTGATAACATCATGGAACTACTTGAAACTAACCCGGTTTCATAG
- a CDS encoding universal stress protein, with amino-acid sequence MKIEKVLVPVDGSEYSRRAVEYAADFASMVGASVVLLTCRLEVTSLLSKELYEKAITDLDAHAEELLGPYKDIFAKAHVSVTEMVLGGIPEDTIMQVAKGENCDIIIMGSRGYSDIKGLFLGSTTHRVLQLAECPVTVIR; translated from the coding sequence ATGAAGATCGAAAAGGTTCTTGTTCCGGTGGATGGTTCAGAATATTCCCGAAGGGCTGTTGAATATGCTGCAGATTTTGCATCAATGGTCGGAGCTTCTGTTGTATTGCTCACGTGTCGTTTAGAAGTAACATCGCTGTTGAGTAAGGAATTGTATGAAAAAGCAATTACCGATCTTGATGCACATGCAGAAGAACTTTTAGGACCATACAAAGACATATTTGCTAAAGCACATGTGTCGGTTACGGAGATGGTTCTGGGAGGAATTCCTGAAGATACTATTATGCAAGTAGCAAAGGGCGAGAATTGTGACATAATTATTATGGGTTCTCGTGGCTATTCAGACATTAAAGGCTTGTTCCTTGGCAGCACAACGCATAGAGTGCTGCAACTTGCAGAGTGTCCTGTAACAGTGATTCGTTAA
- the aroC gene encoding chorismate synthase, giving the protein MSGNTFGTLFRLSTFGESHGAALGGTIEGCPSGIALTEADIQRELDLRKPGQGGIAATARKEADAVRILSGVFEGRTTGTPIGFIIENTDQRSRDYGDIIEKWRPGHADFGFDQKYGFRDYRGGGRSSGRETVSRVAGGAVALQLLATQGISVNAYTVEVGGIAASTIDATGAQKRPYFAADDAIVDAWNERVKAVKKDGDTLGGIVQIEAVGVPAGLGEPVFDKLDALLAHALMSVGAVKGVEIGQGFEAARMLGSENNDGMNAEGFTSNNCGG; this is encoded by the coding sequence ATGAGCGGTAATACGTTCGGCACACTGTTTCGCTTAAGTACGTTTGGCGAATCCCACGGTGCGGCTTTGGGCGGCACTATTGAAGGTTGCCCATCCGGTATTGCATTAACAGAGGCAGATATTCAGCGTGAACTGGATTTACGCAAACCCGGTCAGGGTGGCATTGCAGCTACAGCACGTAAAGAAGCAGACGCTGTGCGCATTCTTTCCGGTGTGTTTGAGGGTAGAACAACCGGCACACCTATAGGGTTTATTATTGAGAATACAGACCAACGGTCACGCGACTATGGTGACATCATAGAAAAGTGGCGACCGGGTCATGCAGATTTCGGATTCGATCAAAAATATGGATTTCGTGACTATCGCGGTGGCGGACGTTCTTCCGGACGTGAAACCGTAAGCCGTGTTGCTGGCGGTGCTGTTGCACTGCAGCTTCTTGCAACGCAGGGCATTAGCGTGAACGCATACACAGTGGAAGTTGGCGGCATTGCTGCTTCTACAATTGATGCAACAGGAGCACAGAAACGCCCCTACTTTGCAGCGGATGACGCAATTGTTGATGCATGGAATGAACGAGTAAAAGCAGTGAAAAAAGATGGCGATACCCTTGGTGGTATTGTACAGATTGAAGCTGTAGGCGTGCCAGCCGGACTCGGTGAACCTGTTTTCGATAAGCTTGATGCCTTGCTTGCTCATGCTCTCATGAGTGTAGGAGCTGTGAAAGGTGTTGAGATTGGACAGGGCTTTGAAGCTGCACGTATGTTGGGAAGTGAAAACAACGACGGCATGAACGCTGAAGGATTCACCTCAAACAATTGCGGCGGTA
- a CDS encoding ATP-dependent RecD-like DNA helicase, which yields MQPTLPIDNNPQSAANLDGILERIVFHNEENGYSVLRFKTAAGDNYTVVGNIADPQVGSSLKLTGEWVDNAKFGRQFKMLTYETSLPAGLVGIRHYLASGLIKGVGPKTAERIVEAFGDETFAILDNEPERLSAVKGIGKRTAIGIQEAWSEHRGIRDLIMFLQPHGVSTAYAVRIYKFYGKHALSVVQENPYRLAMDISGIGFVTADIIAQKIGFEVDSPLRAEAGTLYMLTKTSDEGHVYFPFDALVTKTSDNLNIRADLVENAIEILEREDRVVIEELSNGQVAVYRSRFHAYESGISTYIKKILGSPKTVLIKNPNEIVEEVVANLGINLAEEQLEAVHTAVRSKMMVLTGGPGTGKTTITKAIVQSYKKLKAKILLCAPTGRAAKRMFETIGVEAKTIHRLLEYSPREDGFQRNENNPLACSLIVIDESSMMDTMLMFHLLKAIPLGATVIFVGDVHQLPSVGPGNVLKDVILSGVVDVVELHEVFRQAQESDIITNAHKINAGEVPFLESSKERLSDFYFIRQDDPERCAAMIVDLVKNHIPRRFGFDAIDQIQVLTPMHKGSAGSGNLNHLLQEALNPQPLCLKRGDREYRLDDKVMQLRNNYDKDVFNGDIGRICVVNTEDKKLTVRFDDEKNVIYDFNELDELVPAYAISIHKSQGSEYQAVVIPVLTQHYVLLQRNLIYTGVTRGKKLVILVGASKALTIAIKNNKMQKRFTYLAMRLSEFLQ from the coding sequence ATGCAACCTACCTTACCAATCGATAATAATCCCCAGAGTGCCGCAAACCTTGATGGCATTCTGGAACGTATAGTCTTTCATAATGAAGAGAATGGCTATTCTGTGCTCAGGTTTAAAACCGCAGCAGGGGATAACTACACTGTTGTGGGAAATATTGCAGATCCACAAGTCGGGAGTTCATTAAAACTTACCGGCGAATGGGTGGATAACGCAAAATTTGGACGGCAGTTTAAAATGCTTACGTATGAAACCAGTCTTCCGGCTGGTCTTGTAGGCATCCGCCATTATCTTGCATCAGGTCTTATCAAGGGCGTTGGCCCTAAGACTGCTGAACGCATTGTTGAAGCCTTCGGCGATGAAACCTTCGCAATTTTGGATAATGAACCCGAAAGGCTTTCAGCGGTAAAAGGTATTGGTAAGCGTACAGCGATAGGTATTCAAGAAGCATGGTCAGAGCACCGTGGCATCCGCGATCTCATTATGTTTCTGCAACCGCACGGGGTTTCCACAGCGTATGCAGTACGTATCTATAAGTTCTACGGAAAACACGCGCTGAGTGTTGTTCAAGAAAACCCATACCGTCTTGCTATGGATATTAGCGGGATCGGGTTTGTAACAGCCGACATCATTGCTCAGAAAATCGGGTTTGAGGTGGATTCTCCTTTGCGTGCAGAGGCGGGCACCTTGTACATGCTCACTAAAACATCAGACGAAGGGCATGTATATTTTCCGTTTGATGCACTGGTGACTAAGACATCCGATAATTTGAATATTCGAGCTGATCTTGTTGAAAATGCCATCGAAATTCTTGAACGTGAAGATCGGGTTGTAATCGAAGAACTTTCCAACGGACAGGTTGCTGTCTACCGTTCGCGATTTCATGCATATGAATCCGGTATTTCAACATACATAAAAAAGATTCTTGGTTCGCCGAAGACTGTGCTTATCAAAAATCCGAATGAAATTGTTGAAGAGGTTGTAGCAAACCTTGGAATCAATTTGGCTGAAGAACAACTCGAAGCGGTGCATACTGCTGTCCGTAGTAAAATGATGGTGCTCACAGGTGGGCCGGGTACTGGTAAAACAACAATTACCAAGGCCATTGTACAATCGTACAAGAAGCTCAAAGCAAAAATTTTGCTGTGTGCTCCAACGGGACGTGCGGCTAAGCGCATGTTTGAGACCATCGGGGTGGAAGCAAAAACTATTCACCGCCTGCTGGAATATTCTCCACGCGAAGATGGCTTTCAACGTAACGAAAACAACCCGCTTGCGTGCAGTCTTATTGTTATCGATGAATCTTCCATGATGGACACCATGTTGATGTTCCATCTGCTCAAGGCTATTCCGCTTGGCGCAACCGTAATATTTGTCGGTGATGTACATCAGCTGCCATCTGTTGGCCCTGGTAACGTTCTTAAGGACGTTATCTTATCCGGCGTTGTGGATGTGGTTGAACTGCATGAAGTTTTCCGTCAGGCGCAGGAATCAGATATTATTACCAACGCACATAAAATTAACGCTGGTGAAGTACCATTTCTGGAATCTTCCAAAGAGCGGTTGTCTGACTTCTATTTCATTCGACAGGATGATCCGGAACGTTGCGCAGCAATGATTGTGGATTTAGTAAAGAATCATATTCCGCGTCGTTTCGGTTTTGATGCAATTGATCAAATTCAGGTACTGACACCAATGCACAAAGGTTCAGCTGGCTCCGGCAACCTGAACCATCTGTTGCAGGAAGCATTGAACCCGCAGCCATTGTGTCTGAAACGCGGCGATCGTGAATACCGTCTTGATGACAAAGTTATGCAACTGCGTAACAACTACGATAAAGACGTGTTCAACGGCGACATCGGGCGTATCTGCGTGGTGAATACAGAGGACAAAAAGCTTACAGTTCGATTTGATGATGAAAAGAACGTCATCTACGATTTTAACGAATTGGATGAACTGGTTCCGGCATACGCAATCTCAATTCATAAATCGCAGGGCTCTGAATATCAGGCTGTGGTTATTCCTGTGCTTACCCAGCACTATGTATTGCTACAGCGTAACCTGATTTATACTGGCGTAACTCGCGGTAAAAAACTTGTTATTCTTGTAGGTGCTTCAAAGGCGCTTACTATAGCAATTAAGAATAACAAAATGCAAAAGCGTTTTACGTATCTTGCCATGCGGTTGAGTGAGTTTTTGCAGTAG
- a CDS encoding response regulator — MTVSTNVLTMEDDPVVRETIAAYLADEGYTVTQAESGLQGLSLVREKKIDAVLLDWRLPDISGGEVLSKLGSVNPTLPIIVVSGTDEVGEVIEALKRGAWDYLRKPLKNMDILIDAIERNLTRAQLLREAALEGEHLKELVHSRTEELERANALLRREAKERQEYAAALTESEARFRQLVETVREAFFVRNAKTKELTYVSPAATEMFGFTPDQFALNARLVLELLHPDDREEATENILQVFEGQSPGNFEYRFLVGEEQKLKWIGFRIFPVRDFKGEIYRHVGVAEDITERRRAHDALCASLREKEILFKEVHHRVKNNLQLVSSLLSLQAQRISTIEDRERFLDSQRRIQSMTLVHEELYRTDDLSCIDFSYYVEQLARRIEQAFSAVVPVELVVDLERIHLSVDTAVPCGLILNELISNVYKHAFIGRSHGRLYLSAGLRDSSIVLKVVDDGVGFPSQFDIEESNSLGMQVVHALVEQLSADLVITTDRGTEFELTFSDSSLCMLPS; from the coding sequence GTGACTGTTTCAACCAATGTGCTGACAATGGAAGATGATCCTGTAGTGCGTGAAACCATTGCGGCATATCTTGCGGATGAAGGATATACGGTAACACAGGCTGAAAGCGGACTACAGGGACTTTCTCTGGTTCGAGAAAAAAAGATTGATGCAGTTTTACTTGATTGGCGTCTTCCGGACATCTCAGGTGGAGAAGTGCTTTCAAAACTTGGTAGTGTAAACCCTACACTACCGATTATTGTTGTATCCGGAACTGATGAAGTCGGTGAAGTTATTGAAGCGTTAAAGCGTGGTGCATGGGATTACCTGCGTAAGCCGCTTAAAAATATGGATATACTTATAGATGCGATTGAACGTAATCTCACCAGAGCACAGCTTTTACGGGAAGCTGCTTTGGAAGGAGAGCATCTAAAAGAGCTTGTACACAGCCGCACAGAAGAGCTGGAGCGAGCAAACGCTTTGTTGAGGCGCGAAGCAAAAGAGCGGCAGGAATATGCCGCTGCTTTAACAGAGAGTGAAGCTCGTTTCAGGCAGCTTGTGGAGACAGTACGTGAGGCATTCTTTGTACGTAATGCGAAGACCAAAGAACTTACATACGTTAGTCCGGCGGCAACAGAAATGTTTGGCTTTACCCCTGATCAGTTTGCTTTGAATGCCCGTTTGGTGCTGGAGTTGCTTCATCCTGATGATCGTGAAGAAGCGACAGAGAACATTTTACAAGTATTCGAAGGGCAGTCGCCTGGAAATTTTGAATATCGTTTTTTGGTGGGTGAAGAGCAAAAATTAAAGTGGATTGGTTTTCGTATCTTCCCCGTAAGGGATTTTAAAGGTGAAATTTACAGACATGTAGGTGTAGCCGAAGATATTACGGAACGAAGGCGTGCACATGACGCGTTATGTGCCTCACTAAGAGAGAAGGAAATTTTATTCAAAGAAGTGCATCATCGGGTTAAGAATAATCTACAACTTGTTTCCAGCCTGCTGAGTCTTCAGGCGCAGCGTATTTCTACTATAGAAGACCGTGAGCGTTTTCTTGATTCACAACGGCGTATTCAATCCATGACCTTGGTGCATGAGGAGCTTTATCGTACAGATGATCTTTCCTGTATTGATTTTAGCTATTATGTAGAACAGTTGGCACGACGTATTGAACAGGCTTTTTCTGCAGTTGTTCCGGTGGAATTGGTTGTGGATTTAGAACGAATTCATTTGTCAGTTGATACCGCAGTGCCGTGTGGTCTGATTCTCAATGAACTTATTTCCAACGTGTACAAACATGCGTTCATCGGTAGATCACACGGAAGGCTGTATTTATCAGCTGGGCTGCGTGACAGCTCAATTGTTCTTAAGGTTGTTGATGATGGCGTTGGGTTTCCTTCTCAATTTGATATAGAGGAATCCAACTCATTAGGGATGCAGGTTGTTCATGCTCTTGTTGAGCAATTATCTGCTGACCTTGTTATTACAACCGACAGAGGGACAGAGTTTGAACTTACATTTTCAGATTCAAGTCTATGTATGTTGCCATCATAG
- the apgM gene encoding alkaline phosphatase family protein: protein MQKFIVCIADGAADDPSLCPEGTPLELAETPVLDSMTRHSVAGLCYTIPEGYSPDSDVGNMSLFGYSPTLYHNGRAPIEAAALGLSVSTDDLIWRVTFCRTEHETITAPCASSITQEEGEALIQALNAECSDTSFTFVSNKTYRHLLIQKNGRLLLEEHNHNNGEQGLPAFATSGPHMLQGIPLETKLCCYPVPLQIIIKKASALLAEHSTKTNALWLWGQGSPYSLPDFATLYQTNGCVVSGIPLLHGLGYMAEMEVISHPSFTGLPDTDLKAKAQAALTFLQEPDNNIAFIHVEAPDHCGHLGDATGKKNAIERIDRELLPILLQEMPDACITVTTDHLTPAATKAHAHGAVPFITYHPELPLQTSVHRFTEAECNKGVHLAKDTLLLDTLQDLTI, encoded by the coding sequence ATGCAAAAATTCATAGTCTGCATAGCTGACGGCGCAGCAGACGACCCGTCTTTGTGTCCCGAAGGTACGCCTTTGGAACTAGCAGAGACTCCTGTTTTAGATTCTATGACCCGCCACAGTGTGGCGGGTCTTTGCTATACTATTCCTGAGGGATACAGCCCAGATTCCGACGTGGGCAATATGTCCCTGTTCGGATATTCTCCTACCCTGTACCATAACGGACGTGCCCCCATTGAAGCCGCAGCCCTTGGCCTCTCTGTTTCTACAGATGACCTCATCTGGCGCGTTACCTTCTGCCGTACAGAGCACGAAACCATTACTGCACCTTGTGCTTCTTCCATCACACAAGAGGAAGGAGAAGCTCTGATACAGGCATTGAATGCGGAATGCAGCGACACATCCTTTACCTTTGTCTCAAACAAAACGTACCGTCATTTGTTGATTCAAAAAAACGGTCGTCTACTTCTTGAAGAGCACAACCATAACAATGGTGAACAAGGACTTCCTGCATTTGCAACCTCCGGCCCTCATATGTTGCAAGGTATCCCGCTGGAAACAAAGCTCTGTTGCTATCCGGTTCCGTTGCAGATTATTATCAAAAAAGCTTCAGCACTTCTTGCAGAACACTCCACTAAAACGAATGCCTTATGGCTTTGGGGACAAGGTAGCCCATACTCTTTGCCCGACTTTGCTACCCTGTACCAAACAAACGGTTGCGTCGTTTCCGGCATTCCCCTCCTCCACGGTCTTGGATATATGGCTGAAATGGAAGTTATATCGCACCCTTCTTTCACCGGACTTCCAGACACAGACCTTAAAGCAAAAGCACAGGCTGCACTTACCTTCCTTCAAGAGCCAGACAACAACATCGCGTTTATCCATGTTGAAGCACCAGATCATTGCGGGCACCTTGGCGATGCCACCGGTAAGAAAAATGCCATAGAGCGAATTGATCGAGAGCTGTTGCCGATTCTCCTGCAGGAAATGCCGGATGCGTGCATTACGGTCACAACTGATCATCTCACACCTGCCGCCACAAAAGCCCATGCTCATGGAGCTGTTCCATTCATTACCTACCACCCTGAGCTCCCGCTACAGACATCCGTACATAGATTCACAGAGGCAGAATGCAACAAAGGAGTGCATCTAGCTAAAGACACACTCCTTCTCGACACACTTCAAGACCTTACTATCTAG
- a CDS encoding homoserine dehydrogenase codes for MPRNKPLVLAIAGFGTVGSGLLKVIKENRDSIVARTGREIVVKSVLVRDLSKPRAADLPEGTVLTDNPDILVNDPEVDVLVELIGGLTAAKMLITAAIKAGKHIVTANKALLAEDGHDLFALAEEHNVHLTYEASVCGAIPILDSLKQNLAGNQVQSLVGILNGTANYILSEMTTKKLDFDTALKAAQELGFAEADPTLDIEGFDAAHKLCLLTRLAFGVEYPFTKLPVVGVSNIHPQDIEFAREFGYRVKLLGQVRNVDGKIEAGVFPMLVHHTLLIARVGGAYNAVRLEGNACGPIFMHGQGAGDLATASAVIGDILTIARDANPNNTGYVKQVPPLADILAPEDATSQYYFRVMVQDVPGVLRDLAGTLAEQEISIAQAIQKDGTETTASVVFLTHEARAEAVHKAVEGMKEKGLVLEEPVFYRIL; via the coding sequence GTGCCAAGGAATAAACCCCTCGTTTTAGCCATTGCCGGTTTCGGTACTGTTGGCAGTGGTCTTCTAAAAGTTATTAAAGAAAACCGTGATTCTATTGTTGCACGTACCGGTAGAGAGATTGTTGTAAAATCTGTTCTCGTACGCGACTTATCCAAGCCACGTGCTGCTGACCTTCCAGAAGGGACAGTTCTTACGGACAATCCGGACATCCTTGTTAACGATCCGGAAGTTGATGTTCTTGTTGAGCTGATCGGCGGCCTTACCGCTGCAAAAATGCTTATCACCGCTGCTATTAAAGCAGGTAAGCATATTGTTACTGCTAACAAAGCACTGCTTGCAGAAGACGGTCATGACCTCTTTGCACTTGCAGAAGAACACAACGTACATCTTACATACGAAGCAAGTGTATGCGGTGCTATCCCTATTCTGGATAGCTTGAAGCAAAACCTTGCCGGTAATCAGGTACAGAGCCTTGTGGGCATTCTTAACGGTACAGCGAACTATATCCTGTCCGAGATGACCACTAAAAAGCTCGATTTCGACACCGCCCTTAAAGCGGCTCAGGAACTTGGTTTTGCAGAAGCAGACCCGACTCTGGACATTGAAGGGTTTGATGCTGCACACAAATTGTGTCTGCTCACCCGTCTTGCCTTCGGTGTTGAATATCCGTTTACCAAGCTGCCTGTTGTGGGTGTTTCCAATATTCACCCTCAGGATATCGAATTTGCCCGTGAATTCGGCTACCGTGTGAAACTGCTGGGTCAAGTTCGCAACGTAGATGGCAAAATCGAAGCTGGTGTGTTCCCTATGCTGGTGCATCACACCCTGCTTATTGCCCGTGTTGGCGGCGCGTACAACGCAGTCCGTCTTGAAGGCAACGCGTGTGGTCCTATATTCATGCATGGTCAGGGTGCTGGGGATCTTGCAACCGCGAGTGCAGTTATTGGTGACATCCTCACCATTGCCCGTGATGCAAATCCTAACAACACCGGCTACGTGAAACAGGTTCCGCCACTTGCAGATATCCTTGCTCCGGAAGACGCTACTTCACAGTACTACTTCCGCGTAATGGTACAGGATGTACCGGGCGTATTGCGTGATCTGGCAGGTACCCTTGCTGAACAGGAAATTTCTATAGCTCAGGCTATTCAGAAAGACGGTACTGAAACCACTGCTTCTGTTGTATTCCTTACACACGAAGCACGCGCAGAAGCTGTTCACAAGGCAGTGGAAGGAATGAAAGAAAAAGGGCTTGTTCTCGAAGAGCCTGTATTCTACCGGATTCTGTAA
- a CDS encoding aminotransferase class I/II-fold pyridoxal phosphate-dependent enzyme, which translates to MNEFPRIDRLPPYVFAVVNDLKMELRHQNIDVIDMGMGNPDLPTPDHIVEKLTEAAHKGVNHRYSASKGIPNLRKAICDWYQRKYDVYLDPDTEAIATMGAKEGLAHLALAMLSPGDVVFAPDPTYPIHTYAAIIAGADVRRIPIGKGRDFFEDLTTATQQTWPQPKVLMLSYPHNPTTELATPEFFQKVVDWAKKYNVYVIHDMAYADLTFDGYVPPSFLQAEGAKDVGVEFYSMSKSYSMAGWRVGFCAGNKKLVHALTRIKSYLDYGIFQPIQIAATVALNGPDDCVHEIVEVYQKRRDALIDGLGRAGWDVPSPKATMFVWAEIPEPFKKLGSVEFAKTLLLEAKVAVSPGLGFGHFGDDYVRFSLIENEHRINQACRGIKKFFQKEGCICAKE; encoded by the coding sequence ATGAATGAATTCCCAAGAATCGACAGATTACCACCCTATGTATTTGCAGTTGTTAACGATTTAAAAATGGAACTGCGACATCAGAATATCGACGTCATCGATATGGGCATGGGAAACCCTGATCTTCCCACACCCGATCACATCGTGGAGAAGCTTACAGAAGCGGCACACAAAGGCGTTAACCATCGTTACTCAGCTTCCAAGGGCATTCCGAACTTGCGTAAAGCTATTTGTGACTGGTATCAAAGAAAATATGATGTCTATCTTGATCCGGATACTGAAGCTATTGCAACGATGGGAGCCAAGGAAGGCCTTGCGCATCTCGCTCTTGCTATGCTCTCACCGGGTGATGTAGTCTTTGCCCCGGACCCGACCTATCCTATCCATACATACGCCGCTATTATTGCGGGAGCAGATGTCCGTAGGATTCCAATAGGTAAGGGACGAGATTTTTTTGAGGATTTGACAACCGCCACACAACAAACGTGGCCGCAGCCTAAAGTGCTTATGCTCAGTTATCCGCACAATCCGACAACTGAGCTGGCTACCCCTGAATTTTTTCAAAAAGTCGTAGACTGGGCTAAAAAGTATAATGTGTATGTCATTCATGACATGGCGTACGCAGATCTTACTTTTGACGGTTACGTTCCTCCAAGCTTCCTTCAGGCAGAAGGTGCTAAGGACGTAGGAGTAGAATTCTACTCAATGTCAAAAAGCTATTCTATGGCTGGTTGGAGAGTCGGCTTTTGTGCTGGCAACAAAAAACTGGTTCACGCACTTACCAGAATCAAGTCTTATCTTGATTACGGTATCTTCCAACCAATTCAAATTGCTGCGACGGTTGCATTAAACGGTCCTGATGATTGCGTGCATGAAATAGTCGAAGTATACCAAAAACGCCGCGATGCATTAATCGATGGCCTTGGGCGTGCAGGATGGGATGTTCCTTCACCAAAGGCTACCATGTTTGTATGGGCAGAGATTCCTGAACCATTCAAGAAATTGGGTTCAGTAGAATTTGCAAAAACCCTGCTGCTTGAAGCTAAAGTTGCAGTTTCACCGGGGCTTGGTTTTGGTCACTTCGGAGACGATTATGTTCGCTTCTCACTTATTGAAAATGAGCACCGCATTAATCAGGCGTGTCGTGGAATAAAAAAGTTTTTCCAGAAAGAAGGATGTATTTGTGCCAAGGAATAA
- a CDS encoding DVU0772 family protein, with the protein MSNLSQFSDLQIDWNMSPEHAVTMYLEWGNNDYHAEYPPVRSKSDYSTYFVVDTWGDQPVVRLVRRNSEAAIDLIEVPLPPRVANTFLAEFGDLKGLFEPTPDIKKWLKKELYQE; encoded by the coding sequence ATGAGCAACCTTTCACAATTCAGTGATTTACAAATTGATTGGAACATGAGTCCCGAACATGCTGTAACAATGTACCTTGAGTGGGGGAATAACGACTACCACGCTGAATACCCTCCAGTACGTTCGAAATCAGATTACTCAACATATTTTGTAGTGGACACTTGGGGAGATCAACCTGTTGTTCGACTAGTCCGTCGTAACTCCGAAGCAGCAATAGATCTTATTGAAGTACCTTTACCACCACGTGTCGCAAATACCTTCCTCGCCGAATTCGGTGACTTGAAAGGATTATTTGAACCTACACCCGATATTAAAAAGTGGCTCAAAAAAGAGCTCTATCAAGAATAA